One Oncorhynchus keta strain PuntledgeMale-10-30-2019 chromosome 23, Oket_V2, whole genome shotgun sequence DNA segment encodes these proteins:
- the LOC118402138 gene encoding class E basic helix-loop-helix protein 22-like → MDSFRSGSSIGLSPSPRDRQSPMSFDQEHSQPGTMAGVQAGTLGFPSESLCVKYGEFLKHTAAAAAAAESSGGEQSQDDDSDGIGRSDMVLFPEERLMASMAKCDAGKKHKEQKVLRLNINARERRRMHDLNDALDELRSVIPYAHSPSVRKLSKIATLLLAKNYILMQAQALEEMRRLVTYLNHGPGVTAANTSGAPGLGLYDQQTGYPFSAGTPDPFHSNANLFNKHFNHKP, encoded by the coding sequence ATGGATTCTTTCAGATCGGGCTCTAGCATAggactgtctccctctcccagagaTCGACAATCACCCATGAGTTTTGATCAGGAGCACTCACAACCGGGAACAATGGCCGGAGTTCAGGCGGGAACACTTGGCTTCCCATCTGAATCGCTGTGCGTAAAGTACGGAGAATTTTTAAAACACACCGCTGCCGCCGCAGCAGCCGCGGAGAGCAGTGGCGGGGAGCAGAGTCAGGATGATGACAGTGATGGCATTGGCAGGAGTGACATGGTGCTTTTTCCTGAGGAAAGGCTCATGGCATCAATGGCCAAATGTGACGCAGGTAAGAAACACAAAGAGCAGAAAGTGCTGCGGCTGAACATTAACGCCcgtgagaggaggaggatgcatgaCCTGAACGACGCGCTCGATGAACTGAGGTCGGTGATCCCCTACGCGCACAGCCCGTCCGTACGGAAGTTATCCAAAATAGCCACTTTGCTCCTCGCCAAAAACTACATCCTCATGCAAGCGCAAGCACTTGAAGAGATGAGAAGACTTGTCACTTATCTTAACCATGGACCCGGTGTTACCGCGGCGAATACATCTGGTGCACCCGGATTAGGGCTCTATGACCAGCAGACAGGATACCCGTTCTCTGCTGGGACTCCAGACCCTTTCCATAGCAATGCAAATCTCTTTAATAAACACTTCAACCATAAACCTTGA